The Microbacterium sp. SORGH_AS_0862 genome has a segment encoding these proteins:
- a CDS encoding FAD-dependent oxidoreductase yields MTDSTITLPAARIPVIGEYDVVVVGGGPAGLFAATAAARAGRSVLLLERYGFLGGAGTMGGLSTFCGLHARVYGTDMRVIRGITDDLLDRLVALDGLNDPHLSVDDRIMAQAFDISAYKIAADDLLVSAGAEVLFHTTAVDTVLADDGAIDAVVIESKSGRQAVRGSVFIDGSGDADLAAFAGAPFERSEHLLYPSLMFRINGVDYDKAGPAWRTIRRLMEDAEAAGTHRFPRKKPIVRPQRNPLEWRSNLTQLSNDDGSAVDGTDVRQLSQGELQGRRQVRDTFAFIRERTPGFEDSYVVDIAPQIGIRETRRIRGRYMLTEQDVLGCADFTDVIGVNGWPVEAHVAGDVEFRFAPADSRGFNQLPYRMLVPEAVPNLLVVGRCASMTQGGQSSGRVTGPCFAMGQAAGTAAALALGAGVAVGDVDVTALQARLIADGAYLGTEEPTAEMVAPTPVSAR; encoded by the coding sequence ATGACCGATTCGACGATCACCCTGCCCGCCGCCCGCATCCCCGTCATCGGGGAGTACGACGTCGTGGTGGTGGGAGGCGGGCCCGCGGGCCTCTTCGCCGCCACGGCAGCGGCGCGCGCCGGACGCTCGGTGCTGCTGCTGGAGCGCTACGGGTTCCTCGGCGGAGCGGGGACCATGGGCGGCCTGAGCACCTTCTGCGGCCTGCACGCCCGCGTGTACGGGACAGACATGCGCGTCATCCGCGGGATCACCGATGACCTGCTCGACCGCCTCGTCGCCCTCGACGGTCTCAACGACCCGCACCTCAGCGTCGACGATCGCATCATGGCGCAGGCATTCGACATCTCGGCCTACAAGATCGCCGCGGACGACCTGCTCGTCTCGGCAGGTGCGGAAGTGCTGTTCCACACGACCGCCGTCGACACGGTGCTCGCCGACGACGGCGCGATCGACGCGGTCGTCATCGAATCGAAGTCGGGCCGGCAGGCCGTGCGCGGATCGGTCTTCATCGACGGCTCCGGCGATGCCGACCTCGCAGCCTTCGCGGGGGCGCCGTTCGAGCGATCGGAGCACCTGCTGTACCCCTCGCTGATGTTCCGCATCAACGGCGTCGACTACGACAAGGCGGGTCCGGCGTGGCGCACCATCCGTCGCCTGATGGAGGACGCGGAGGCCGCCGGCACGCATCGCTTCCCCCGCAAGAAGCCCATCGTGCGCCCGCAGCGCAATCCGCTGGAGTGGCGGTCGAACCTCACGCAGCTGAGCAACGACGACGGCTCCGCCGTCGACGGCACCGACGTGCGGCAGCTCTCCCAAGGGGAGCTGCAGGGGCGCCGGCAGGTGCGCGACACCTTCGCCTTCATCCGCGAGCGCACCCCCGGCTTCGAGGACTCCTACGTCGTGGACATCGCCCCGCAGATCGGCATCCGGGAGACCCGCCGCATCCGCGGCCGCTACATGCTCACCGAGCAGGACGTGCTCGGCTGCGCCGACTTCACCGACGTGATCGGGGTGAACGGCTGGCCGGTCGAGGCGCACGTGGCGGGAGACGTCGAGTTCCGCTTCGCCCCCGCCGACAGCAGAGGCTTCAACCAGTTGCCGTACCGGATGCTGGTGCCCGAGGCCGTGCCGAACCTGCTCGTCGTCGGGCGCTGCGCCTCGATGACCCAGGGCGGGCAGTCCTCGGGGCGCGTCACCGGCCCGTGCTTCGCAATGGGCCAGGCGGCCGGCACCGCAGCCGCGCTCGCGCTGGGCGCGGGTGTCGCCGTGGGCGACGTGGACGTGACGGCGCTCCAGGCGCGTCTGATCGCGGACGGTGCCTATCTCGGCACCGAGGAGCCGACCGCGGAGATGGTGGCGCCGACCCCCGTCTCAGCGCGCTGA
- a CDS encoding ABC transporter permease, whose protein sequence is MTTVQAPPDQPTTTSVVTLERRRARARTMKILPWIVTPALVVVIIGLWQLYVSAFDVNPFVFPPPAAVGEAFVALVSDGKTWAEAGVTVTEILVGFAVAVVLGVVVGVVLGKLPWLEVSIRPLIVIAQVAPKVAFVPLFVIWFGFGITSKIVLAALLAFFPVMLNVLLGVRSVERGQREVMRSLNASRAQTFTQLEMRSLQPYLFAGMEVAIVLATIGAIVGEYLGGSVGLGAMVVRAMNSLDAARTFALILLLSLIGLVLYLIVNEAKRFFIPWHESVYGLRENL, encoded by the coding sequence ATGACCACCGTGCAAGCACCCCCGGACCAGCCGACCACCACGTCGGTCGTCACCCTCGAGCGCCGGCGCGCCCGCGCGCGGACCATGAAGATCCTGCCGTGGATCGTGACCCCGGCTCTCGTGGTCGTCATCATCGGCCTTTGGCAGCTCTACGTCAGCGCCTTCGACGTGAACCCGTTCGTGTTCCCGCCGCCGGCCGCGGTCGGCGAGGCGTTCGTCGCACTCGTCTCCGACGGCAAGACGTGGGCGGAGGCGGGCGTCACCGTCACCGAGATCCTCGTCGGCTTCGCCGTCGCCGTCGTCCTCGGTGTGGTCGTGGGTGTCGTCCTCGGCAAGCTCCCGTGGCTCGAGGTGAGCATCCGTCCGCTCATCGTCATCGCGCAGGTGGCACCCAAGGTCGCCTTCGTGCCGCTGTTCGTCATCTGGTTCGGCTTCGGGATCACCTCCAAGATCGTCCTGGCAGCGCTGCTGGCGTTCTTCCCCGTGATGCTCAACGTGCTGCTGGGTGTGCGTTCCGTCGAGCGGGGCCAGCGCGAGGTGATGCGCAGCCTGAACGCCTCCAGGGCGCAGACCTTCACGCAGCTCGAGATGCGCAGCCTGCAGCCGTATCTGTTCGCCGGTATGGAGGTCGCGATCGTGCTCGCCACCATCGGCGCCATCGTCGGCGAGTACCTCGGCGGCAGCGTCGGACTCGGAGCGATGGTCGTCAGAGCGATGAACTCGCTGGATGCGGCGCGCACCTTCGCTCTGATCCTGCTGCTCTCGCTGATCGGTCTCGTGCTGTACCTGATCGTCAACGAGGCGAAGCGGTTCTTCATCCCCTGGCACGAATCGGTCTACGGACTGCGCGAGAACCTCTGA
- a CDS encoding IclR family transcriptional regulator C-terminal domain-containing protein, giving the protein MTQEDRSRDRIQSVERAVAVLRAFGGHDATSSVSELATRVQLPRPVVRRILLTFEHIGYVRNENGRWGLTARILELGAGYFAASSLPEIAQPIMAEIVAHTGETCSIGELDLPDVIHVARVEERRPLPDAVRVGTRLPAHATAVGRVLLADLPESELDAYLTRPREAYTPLTIVETGALRERLRQVRTDGYDVSIEELHPGMIAAAVPIVVAGRAVAGLTVSSTTLRSREAALRDEIVPALRDAAERIAAAYRAANPGAYRTPPATD; this is encoded by the coding sequence GTGACGCAGGAGGACAGATCGCGCGACCGCATCCAGAGCGTGGAGCGCGCGGTCGCGGTGCTGCGCGCCTTCGGCGGGCACGACGCGACCTCGAGCGTGAGCGAGCTGGCGACGCGGGTGCAGTTGCCGAGGCCCGTCGTGCGCCGCATCCTGCTCACGTTCGAGCACATCGGCTACGTCCGCAACGAGAACGGCCGCTGGGGGCTTACCGCCCGCATCCTCGAGCTCGGTGCGGGCTACTTCGCCGCCTCGTCGCTGCCCGAGATCGCGCAGCCGATCATGGCGGAGATCGTCGCGCACACGGGGGAGACCTGCAGCATCGGCGAGCTGGACCTGCCCGATGTGATCCACGTCGCGCGCGTGGAGGAGCGGCGCCCGCTCCCGGATGCGGTGCGGGTCGGCACGCGTCTTCCGGCACACGCGACGGCTGTCGGGCGCGTGCTGCTGGCAGATCTGCCCGAGTCGGAGCTCGATGCCTACCTGACGCGGCCGCGCGAGGCGTACACGCCCCTCACGATCGTCGAGACCGGCGCTCTCCGCGAGCGCCTGCGGCAGGTGCGCACGGACGGCTACGACGTGTCGATCGAGGAACTGCACCCCGGGATGATCGCAGCCGCCGTGCCGATCGTCGTCGCGGGACGCGCAGTGGCGGGACTGACGGTGTCGTCGACCACGCTCCGCTCGCGCGAGGCGGCGCTGCGCGACGAGATCGTCCCGGCGCTGCGGGATGCGGCCGAGCGCATCGCCGCGGCGTACCGGGCGGCGAATCCCGGCGCGTACCGGACTCCGCCGGCGACAGACTGA
- a CDS encoding circularly permuted type 2 ATP-grasp protein gives MGDLFDGYGSTLAPRKTPQGLPAFDEMFGHPAHPGAAAESRSAYRELYQALARMTQEELRGRTESLASSYLAQGVTFDFAGEERPFPLDAVPRIIDYAEWSEIEAGVKQRVRALEAFLDDAYGRQNCVRDGVIPARLIASSQYFYRQAAGIHSANGVRIQVSGIDLIRDEHGKMRVLEDNVRVPSGVSYVISNRRVMAQTLPELFLSMRVRPVGDYPNKLLAALRASAPPGIDDPNVVVLTPGVYNSAYFEHTLLARLMGVELVEGRDLLCMGGRVFMRTTRGPKRVDVIYRRVDDDFLDPLQFRADSMLGAPGLMLAARMGNVTIANAVGNGVADDKLLYTYTPDLIRYYLSEEPILPIVDTWRLEDPAALEEVLDRLDELVVKPVDGSGGKGLVVGPDASRAELDTLRKTLLADPRGWIAQPVVMLSTIPTLVEDGMRPRHADLRPFAVNDGDDIWVLPGGLTRVALPEGQLVVNSSQGGGSKDTWVVGGAAPGHVEYGQGQGLAGLVADQASTITQSIPIITDAALEVTPDEVDHSPQDRPRSNVEQQEQQQQARAAASAPGHVPLPAGIDPENCSNRDMRCSNRDMDGGAQCC, from the coding sequence ATGGGCGACTTGTTCGACGGCTACGGCTCCACTCTCGCGCCGCGCAAGACCCCGCAGGGGCTGCCCGCGTTCGACGAGATGTTCGGTCATCCCGCGCATCCTGGCGCGGCGGCGGAGTCGCGCAGCGCCTATCGCGAGCTCTACCAGGCGCTGGCGCGCATGACGCAGGAGGAGCTGCGCGGGCGCACGGAGTCGCTCGCCTCCAGCTACCTCGCTCAGGGCGTCACCTTCGACTTCGCGGGCGAGGAGCGGCCGTTCCCGCTGGATGCCGTGCCCCGCATCATCGACTACGCGGAGTGGAGCGAGATCGAGGCGGGCGTCAAGCAGCGCGTCCGGGCCCTCGAAGCGTTCCTCGACGACGCCTACGGCCGCCAGAACTGCGTGCGCGACGGGGTGATCCCCGCGCGTCTGATCGCGTCGAGCCAGTACTTCTACCGTCAGGCCGCCGGCATCCACTCGGCGAACGGCGTCCGCATCCAGGTGTCCGGCATCGACCTCATCCGCGACGAGCACGGCAAGATGCGGGTGCTCGAAGACAACGTGCGCGTGCCCTCGGGCGTCAGCTACGTCATCTCCAACCGTCGCGTCATGGCGCAGACGCTGCCCGAGCTGTTCCTCTCGATGCGGGTGCGTCCGGTGGGCGACTACCCCAACAAGCTGCTCGCAGCTCTGCGCGCCTCGGCCCCGCCCGGGATCGACGACCCCAACGTCGTCGTGCTCACGCCGGGCGTCTACAACTCGGCGTACTTCGAGCACACGCTGCTCGCGCGACTCATGGGCGTGGAACTCGTCGAGGGGCGCGACCTGCTGTGCATGGGCGGGCGCGTCTTCATGCGCACGACCCGCGGCCCCAAGCGGGTCGACGTCATCTACCGCCGGGTCGACGACGACTTCCTCGACCCGCTGCAGTTCCGGGCCGATTCGATGCTGGGCGCGCCGGGACTCATGCTCGCCGCGCGCATGGGCAACGTCACGATCGCCAACGCGGTGGGCAACGGCGTCGCCGACGACAAGCTGCTCTACACCTACACGCCCGACCTCATCCGCTACTACCTGTCGGAGGAGCCGATCCTGCCGATCGTGGACACGTGGCGCCTCGAGGACCCGGCGGCGCTCGAAGAGGTGCTCGACCGGCTCGACGAGCTCGTCGTGAAGCCGGTCGACGGCTCCGGCGGCAAGGGGCTCGTCGTCGGCCCCGACGCCTCGCGCGCCGAGCTCGACACGCTGCGCAAGACCCTGCTGGCCGACCCGCGCGGGTGGATCGCGCAGCCGGTCGTCATGCTCTCCACCATCCCGACGCTCGTCGAGGACGGGATGCGGCCCCGCCACGCCGACCTGCGACCGTTCGCGGTGAACGACGGCGACGACATCTGGGTGCTGCCCGGCGGTCTCACGCGGGTGGCGCTCCCGGAGGGGCAGCTCGTCGTCAACTCGAGCCAGGGCGGCGGGTCGAAGGACACGTGGGTCGTCGGCGGCGCGGCCCCGGGTCACGTCGAGTACGGGCAGGGTCAGGGACTGGCGGGGCTCGTGGCCGACCAGGCCTCGACGATCACGCAGTCCATTCCGATCATCACGGATGCGGCACTCGAGGTCACCCCCGACGAGGTCGACCATTCGCCGCAGGACCGCCCCCGCTCGAACGTCGAGCAGCAGGAGCAGCAGCAACAGGCCCGTGCCGCCGCATCCGCCCCGGGGCATGTCCCACTTCCCGCAGGAATCGACCCCGAAAACTGCAGCAACCGGGACATGCGTTGCAGCAACCGGGACATGGACGGGGGTGCGCAATGCTGCTGA
- a CDS encoding ABC transporter ATP-binding protein, translating to MSNDTVVTADPPLTETATQPRLRIRGVGRDFQTRAGVTHAVSGVDLDIQRGEFVALIGRSGCGKTTLLRMIGGLLAPTAGSIEVDGRHLWRDGRVEPSAVTRLGFVFQESNLFPWFSVLDNIALPLKLRGVGKAERRARAAELADLVGLKGFERSYPRELSGGMRQRAAIARSLSTEPDLLLMDEPFGALDALTRERMNLELQRIVLQTNSTVVFVTHDIPEAVFLADRVVHMTPRPGRIRQILTVPDAKPRDIELQTTPGFNDIVRSLRHDLDEEE from the coding sequence ATGAGCAACGACACCGTCGTCACGGCTGATCCGCCGCTGACGGAGACCGCGACGCAGCCTCGCCTGCGCATCCGGGGCGTCGGACGCGACTTCCAGACCCGCGCAGGAGTGACCCATGCCGTGTCCGGCGTCGACCTCGACATCCAGCGCGGCGAGTTCGTCGCCCTGATCGGGCGCTCGGGATGCGGCAAGACGACGCTTCTGCGCATGATCGGCGGCCTGCTCGCCCCGACCGCGGGTTCGATCGAGGTCGATGGGCGCCACCTGTGGCGCGACGGACGGGTCGAGCCGTCCGCCGTGACCCGGCTCGGGTTCGTGTTCCAGGAGAGCAACCTGTTCCCGTGGTTCTCGGTGCTCGACAACATCGCCCTGCCGTTGAAGCTGCGAGGAGTGGGCAAGGCGGAGCGCCGAGCGCGTGCGGCGGAGCTGGCCGACCTCGTGGGGCTGAAGGGCTTCGAGCGGTCGTATCCGCGTGAGCTGTCCGGAGGGATGCGGCAGCGCGCCGCGATCGCGCGCTCGCTGAGCACCGAGCCCGACCTGCTGCTGATGGACGAGCCCTTCGGGGCGCTCGATGCTCTGACGCGCGAGCGGATGAACCTGGAGCTGCAGCGCATCGTCCTGCAGACCAACTCCACCGTCGTCTTCGTGACGCACGACATCCCGGAGGCGGTGTTCCTCGCGGACCGGGTCGTGCACATGACGCCGCGGCCGGGCCGCATCCGGCAGATCCTGACCGTTCCGGACGCCAAGCCGCGCGACATCGAGCTGCAGACGACGCCCGGATTCAACGACATCGTGCGCAGCCTTCGCCACGACCTCGACGAGGAGGAATGA
- a CDS encoding alpha-E domain-containing protein: MLSRIAESLFWIGRYIERSDGTARILDVHLQLLLEDPWIDEDTACRSLLAVMGSSPPDGVETVTREHVLSRLAVDRMNPSSILYSLTSARENARRAREIVSTELWECLNTTNARMPRRLQTDKVHEFFQWVRERAALAVGVVDSSTSRDEAWQFFTLGRSIERADMTARLLATRSLTEASGPSWTTILRSCGAYEAYLRTYRGMPSARNAAEFLLLDRLFPRSIIYSISRAEECISAIDPREDRVGHSNQVLRALGRIRNDLEYLPISEILSELPTHMLRVQTVTREASDAIRQRFFPTQAEPSWIGETS; the protein is encoded by the coding sequence CTGCTGAGCCGGATTGCCGAGAGCCTGTTCTGGATCGGGCGCTACATCGAGCGCAGCGACGGCACGGCCCGCATCCTCGACGTGCACCTGCAGCTGCTGCTGGAGGATCCGTGGATCGATGAGGACACCGCCTGCCGCTCGCTGCTCGCGGTCATGGGCTCCTCGCCGCCCGACGGCGTCGAGACCGTCACGCGCGAGCACGTGCTCTCCCGCCTCGCCGTCGACCGCATGAACCCGTCGAGCATCCTCTATTCGTTGACCTCGGCGCGCGAGAACGCCCGCCGTGCGCGCGAGATCGTCTCGACCGAGCTGTGGGAGTGCCTGAACACGACCAACGCGCGGATGCCGCGACGACTGCAGACCGACAAGGTGCACGAGTTCTTCCAGTGGGTGCGCGAGCGCGCCGCGCTCGCCGTCGGCGTCGTCGACTCGTCGACGAGCCGGGACGAGGCCTGGCAGTTCTTCACCCTCGGCCGGTCGATCGAACGCGCCGACATGACGGCGCGACTGCTCGCGACCCGGTCGCTGACCGAGGCATCGGGTCCGTCATGGACGACCATCCTGCGCTCCTGCGGTGCGTACGAGGCGTATCTGCGCACCTACCGCGGCATGCCGAGCGCGCGCAACGCCGCGGAGTTCCTACTGCTCGACCGCCTCTTCCCGCGCTCGATCATCTACTCGATCTCGCGGGCCGAGGAGTGCATCTCCGCGATCGACCCGCGTGAGGACCGCGTCGGCCACTCGAACCAGGTGCTGCGCGCGCTCGGGCGCATCCGCAACGACCTCGAGTACCTGCCGATCAGCGAGATCCTGAGCGAGCTTCCCACCCACATGCTCCGGGTGCAGACCGTCACGCGTGAGGCGTCCGACGCCATCCGTCAGCGGTTCTTCCCGACGCAGGCCGAGCCCAGCTGGATCGGAGAGACCTCATGA
- a CDS encoding dihydroxy-acid dehydratase: MSALRSNLPPTSALGVARRAQWRSLGIPAEELDRPKIAIVNTSSDLAACFAHLDDIVAVLKKELRAQGLLPFEIRTAAPSDFVTSAGRAGRYILPSRDLIVNDIEASVEGALLDGMICLSSCDKTTPAHLMAAGRLNVPTVIVPCGYQRSGLAEGREADVEEVFLLAAQAAVTGAPTDDLIDLADDAILGPGVCSGMATANSMHVVAEALGMTVPRAAPVRANGARMWDSVRRSAVAMADLIARDIRPRSIITAEAIQDAVRAMLAVGGSMNTIKHLQAIAIEAGVDVDVWGLFRALGRQTPLLASVRPNGPALIEEFDDAGGGATLLRALLPLLHGERPTAAGTTVAENASAAPAPDGVVIRSLEDPFGTDPAISVLRGTLAPGGAVAKRPVPDPGPHRFRGPARVFANREEAIGAIGDGRLQRGDVAVIRGIGVRGAPGMGLTSAFIFALHARGLADDVALVTDGQFSGLVNQGISIGEVSPEAADDGPLGRVQDGDVIDIDLSEGRVDLLVDPAELAAREPYRPPADRDSGGGMLDQYEHLVQPLGCGAVLCARPGLCDRDDTETPSLEDA, encoded by the coding sequence ATGTCCGCGTTGCGCAGCAATCTTCCTCCCACCTCCGCACTCGGGGTCGCCCGTCGTGCGCAGTGGCGCTCCCTCGGCATCCCCGCGGAGGAGCTCGACCGCCCCAAGATCGCGATCGTCAACACCTCGTCCGATCTCGCAGCGTGCTTCGCGCATCTCGACGACATCGTCGCCGTGCTGAAGAAGGAGCTCCGGGCGCAGGGCCTGCTGCCTTTCGAGATCCGCACCGCCGCCCCCTCCGACTTCGTCACGAGCGCGGGGCGCGCCGGGCGCTACATCCTGCCCAGCCGAGACCTCATCGTGAACGACATCGAGGCGTCGGTCGAGGGCGCGCTGCTCGACGGCATGATCTGTCTCAGCTCCTGCGACAAGACGACGCCCGCGCACCTCATGGCCGCGGGGCGCCTGAACGTGCCCACGGTGATCGTGCCGTGCGGCTATCAGCGCTCGGGGCTGGCCGAGGGGCGCGAGGCGGACGTCGAGGAGGTCTTCCTGCTCGCCGCACAGGCGGCCGTCACGGGGGCTCCCACCGACGACCTCATCGACCTCGCCGACGACGCGATCCTGGGCCCGGGCGTGTGCTCGGGCATGGCAACCGCGAACTCCATGCACGTCGTCGCCGAGGCGCTCGGCATGACGGTTCCCCGCGCCGCTCCCGTCCGCGCCAACGGCGCGCGGATGTGGGACAGCGTGCGCCGCTCGGCTGTCGCGATGGCCGATCTGATCGCCCGCGACATCCGGCCGCGCTCCATCATCACCGCAGAGGCGATCCAGGATGCGGTGCGCGCCATGCTCGCCGTGGGCGGATCGATGAACACCATCAAGCACCTTCAGGCGATCGCGATCGAGGCGGGCGTGGACGTGGACGTCTGGGGCCTGTTCCGTGCGCTCGGGCGGCAGACTCCGTTGCTCGCCTCCGTGCGCCCCAACGGTCCCGCACTCATCGAGGAGTTCGACGATGCCGGCGGCGGCGCCACGCTGCTGCGCGCCCTGCTGCCGCTGCTGCACGGTGAGCGACCCACTGCGGCCGGCACGACCGTCGCCGAGAACGCGTCCGCGGCCCCCGCCCCGGACGGCGTCGTCATCCGCTCGCTCGAGGACCCGTTCGGCACGGATCCCGCGATCTCCGTGCTGCGCGGCACGCTCGCCCCGGGCGGCGCTGTGGCGAAGCGCCCGGTCCCGGATCCCGGTCCGCATCGCTTCCGAGGCCCGGCGCGGGTGTTCGCGAACCGCGAGGAGGCGATCGGAGCGATCGGCGACGGCCGGCTGCAGCGCGGCGACGTCGCGGTCATCCGCGGCATCGGCGTGCGGGGCGCCCCCGGGATGGGCCTGACCTCGGCGTTCATCTTCGCCCTGCACGCTCGGGGCCTGGCCGACGACGTCGCGCTGGTGACCGACGGACAGTTCAGCGGGCTGGTCAACCAGGGCATCTCGATCGGCGAGGTCTCCCCCGAGGCCGCCGACGACGGGCCGCTCGGCCGGGTGCAGGACGGCGATGTGATCGACATCGACCTGTCCGAGGGGCGCGTCGACCTTCTCGTGGACCCCGCTGAGCTCGCCGCGCGTGAGCCCTACCGCCCTCCGGCCGACCGCGACTCCGGCGGCGGGATGCTCGACCAGTACGAGCACCTCGTTCAGCCTCTGGGATGCGGCGCCGTGCTGTGCGCGCGACCGGGGCTCTGCGACCGAGACGACACCGAGACCCCGAGCCTGGAGGACGCATGA
- a CDS encoding MFS transporter, which produces MTASRPLTAGLVLVLGLLMTANPLAASLFLPGLGVIVHELGTTTAGGQMVYTGFLLGVAGGQLLIGPLSDATGRRPALLCGLGLLAASAAASAAAGSIEVLVATRAAQGLGAAAVVVVARAVVADLATGVAAARAYSILMSVIAAGPFAAPILGAAALQVGGWRAGFLALAVLAALALAVAAVLVPESLERGRRQTLRFGAMAANYGRLLRDGGYVLPALSMAFAFAALAVHSAASSFVAQEILHTGPWGFALVYALYAGSVLAGSTVNAVLVGRFGIRRMMAAAQGAALVATAALLIFALWGPFTLVTFLVPVLVSGAAASAVLASASAVALSRARFAAGAGAALMGSAQYAVAAAVAPVGGVLGSHTAVPMAAGMLGCLMVSALCAARTRP; this is translated from the coding sequence ATGACGGCGTCGCGGCCGCTGACCGCGGGTCTCGTTCTCGTGCTCGGTCTGCTCATGACCGCCAACCCGCTCGCGGCCAGCCTCTTCCTGCCGGGCCTCGGCGTGATCGTCCACGAACTCGGCACCACCACCGCGGGCGGCCAGATGGTCTACACCGGCTTTCTTCTCGGCGTCGCGGGCGGACAGCTGCTGATCGGACCGCTCTCGGACGCGACCGGTCGCCGCCCGGCGCTGCTGTGCGGGCTGGGGCTGCTGGCCGCCTCCGCTGCCGCATCCGCTGCCGCAGGCTCGATCGAGGTGCTCGTGGCGACGCGCGCGGCGCAGGGGCTGGGGGCTGCGGCGGTGGTCGTCGTGGCGCGAGCGGTCGTGGCGGACCTGGCGACCGGGGTGGCCGCCGCCCGTGCGTACAGCATCCTCATGTCGGTGATCGCGGCGGGGCCGTTCGCGGCGCCCATCCTCGGGGCCGCTGCGCTGCAGGTCGGCGGATGGCGGGCGGGCTTCCTCGCGCTCGCTGTCCTCGCCGCGCTCGCACTGGCCGTGGCGGCCGTCCTCGTGCCCGAGAGCCTGGAGCGAGGGCGGCGCCAGACCCTCCGGTTCGGCGCGATGGCCGCCAACTACGGCCGCCTGCTGCGCGATGGCGGGTACGTCCTGCCCGCCCTGTCGATGGCGTTCGCGTTCGCAGCGCTCGCGGTGCACTCCGCCGCATCGTCCTTCGTCGCGCAGGAGATCCTGCACACGGGGCCGTGGGGCTTCGCGCTCGTCTACGCGCTCTACGCCGGTTCCGTGCTCGCGGGCAGCACGGTCAACGCCGTGCTGGTGGGGCGTTTCGGCATCCGACGGATGATGGCGGCCGCGCAGGGGGCGGCGCTCGTCGCGACCGCGGCGCTGCTGATCTTCGCGCTGTGGGGACCGTTCACGCTCGTGACCTTCCTCGTGCCCGTTCTCGTGAGCGGCGCCGCGGCCTCCGCTGTTCTCGCGAGTGCGAGCGCCGTCGCCCTCTCGCGGGCGCGGTTCGCGGCGGGAGCGGGAGCGGCCCTGATGGGGTCGGCGCAGTACGCGGTGGCCGCCGCGGTGGCGCCCGTGGGCGGCGTCCTCGGTTCGCACACCGCCGTTCCCATGGCGGCCGGCATGCTCGGGTGCCTCATGGTCAGCGCGCTGTGCGCCGCCCGCACCCGCCCCTGA
- a CDS encoding transglutaminase family protein, with product MKRLRIEHETGFRYGGDVSASYNEARMLPGTTESQFVLSAALEIEPSTAVNTYVDYFGTRVSAFDVLSPHQALTITARSLVEVRPRPIEHTGITWDRLAAEAARSLETVEQLTQTHRTRPHPEVVELAASYASRHDDPGRAAHEICVAIGDAVEYMHGVTGVHSTAIDAWEARKGVCQDMAHIAIGALRSVGIPARYVSGYLHPRPQAEVGVAVTGESHAWVEWFAGEWTGFDPTNNIEIGDRHVLVGRGRDYNDVPPLRGVYAGPFKSNLHVKVTITREA from the coding sequence ATGAAGCGGCTGCGGATCGAGCACGAGACGGGCTTCCGGTACGGCGGCGACGTCTCGGCGTCCTACAACGAGGCGCGAATGCTTCCCGGCACCACCGAGAGCCAGTTCGTGCTCAGTGCGGCGCTCGAGATCGAGCCGTCGACCGCCGTCAACACCTACGTCGACTACTTCGGCACGCGGGTGAGCGCGTTCGACGTGCTCTCGCCCCATCAGGCGCTGACGATCACCGCGCGTTCGCTCGTCGAGGTGCGCCCGCGGCCCATCGAGCACACCGGCATCACCTGGGATCGTCTCGCGGCCGAGGCCGCGCGGTCGCTCGAGACGGTCGAGCAGCTGACGCAGACGCACCGGACGCGCCCTCATCCCGAGGTCGTCGAGCTCGCCGCATCCTACGCATCGCGGCACGACGACCCGGGCCGCGCGGCGCACGAGATCTGCGTCGCGATCGGGGATGCGGTCGAGTACATGCACGGTGTGACCGGGGTGCACTCGACGGCGATCGACGCGTGGGAGGCGCGCAAGGGCGTGTGCCAGGACATGGCGCACATCGCGATCGGCGCGCTGCGCTCCGTGGGCATTCCGGCGCGCTACGTGTCCGGCTACCTGCATCCGCGTCCGCAGGCCGAGGTGGGCGTCGCGGTGACGGGGGAGTCGCACGCGTGGGTCGAGTGGTTCGCCGGCGAGTGGACGGGCTTCGACCCGACGAACAACATCGAGATCGGCGATCGTCACGTGCTCGTGGGGCGCGGACGCGACTACAACGACGTGCCGCCGCTGCGAGGCGTGTACGCGGGACCGTTCAAGAGCAACCTGCACGTGAAGGTCACGATCACCCGCGAGGCCTGA